The following coding sequences lie in one Capsicum annuum cultivar UCD-10X-F1 chromosome 5, UCD10Xv1.1, whole genome shotgun sequence genomic window:
- the LOC107871920 gene encoding uncharacterized protein LOC107871920: protein MNDLLTKKKKVSCETVDNLHHCSVVLSQSLVYKKLDPGNFTIPCIVGTVKFEKALCDHGISINLISLAVYKRLDIGVTTPTNLRLVMEDRSIKRPVGILHDVLVKVADFILPANFVVLDYDADFEVPIILVRPLLATVRVLVYLELNELNFRVGKNEAKFKMRSSTVNQEEISVLAVMDVFYVDDQRYRYNVLVKSE, encoded by the coding sequence atgaatgATCTGCTgacgaagaagaagaaagtaAGTTGTGAGACGGTGgacaatctccaccattgtagtgtTGTTTTATCACAGTCCTTAGTATATAAAAAGCTTGATCCTGGTAATTTCACTATTCCATGCATAGTAGGAACCGTAAAATTTGAGAAAGCTTTGTGTGACCATGGCATAAGTATTAATTTGATTTCACTGGCCGTCTATAAGAGGCTTGATATAGGGGTAACTACTCCTACAAACTTGCGACTCGTGATGGAAGATAGATCAATCAAAAGACCTGTAGGTATTCTACATGACGTGCTGGTGAAAGTGGCCGACTTCATTCTGCCTGCAAATTTTGTGGTTCTAGACTATGATGCTGATTTTGAGGTGCCTATTATTCTTGTAAGACCATTATTGGCCACAGTGAGAGTGCTAGTTTATTTGGAGCTCAATGAGCTCAACTTTCGAGTTGGCAAAAATGAAGCAAAGTTTAAAATGCGCTCATCTACAGTGAATCAAGAAGAGATAAGTGTATTGGCAGTCATGGATGTATTCTATGTGGATGACCAAAGGTATCGGTATAAtgtcttggtgaagtctgagtag
- the LOC124898539 gene encoding uncharacterized protein LOC124898539 — translation MDESDEKVYEVEKKQGKARPTINFPPPFPQRLHKKEESDKLSKFMTNLSNLSINIPLFEVIQEILGYTKLMKKLMSKNKLVVGDTTEVILGCSAIMDAKVPEKKDEPRVFTILFTIGTHVFAKAHCNLGASINLIPFVIYKTIGFDTFTLTSMRLLIADWSIKRLVGRLFDVLMKVEKFIFSIDFVVLDCKMDKECPIILGRPFLDTRRAIVDLELREMKF, via the coding sequence ATGGATGAAAGTGATGAGAAAGTATATGAAGTTGAAAAGAAACAAGGAAAAGCAAGGCCAACCATCAATTTTCCTCCCCCATTTCCTCAACGGTTACATAAAAAGGAAGAGAGTGACAAATTGAGTAAATTTATGACAAATCTTAGCAATCTTTCAATAAATATCCCACTATTTGAGGTGATTCAAGAGATTTTGGGATACACTAAGTTAATGAAGAAGTTAATGTCCAAAAACAAGCTTGTTGTGGGTGATACCACTGAGGTTATTCTtgggtgtagtgctatcatggatGCCAAAGTCCCAGAAAAGAAAGACGAACCCAGAGTATTCACTATTCTTTTCACCATTGGGACTCATGTGTTTGCAAAAGCTCATTGTaaccttggtgcaagcatcaacCTAATTCCCTTTGTCATCTATAAGACTATTGGTTTCGACACTTTTACACTAACCTCAATGCGACTTTTGATAGCGGACTGGTCCATAAAAAGACTGGTGGGTAGATTGTTTGATGTCCTTATGAAGGTggaaaaatttattttctctatAGATTTCGTAGTATTGGATTGTAAGATGGACAAAGAGTGTCCTATCATTCTTGGTCGTCCTTTCTTGGACACTAGGAGAGCaattgttgatctagaacttaGGGAGATGAAATTTTGA